A window from Chitinophaga filiformis encodes these proteins:
- a CDS encoding DUF4157 domain-containing protein codes for MEPVTCYIKERSFLARLAARYMGGNQIAMVIGRTIHLHGTSRENFLRHPWWVRHEICHVMQYRELGLVPFLWKYFWECVRVGYYANRFEVAARAAERDAAIMERVRIV; via the coding sequence TTACATAAAAGAAAGATCCTTTCTGGCCCGTCTGGCGGCACGTTATATGGGTGGAAATCAAATAGCCATGGTCATAGGAAGGACAATCCACCTGCATGGCACCAGCAGGGAGAATTTTTTACGCCACCCGTGGTGGGTCCGGCATGAAATATGTCACGTAATGCAATACCGCGAACTGGGGCTGGTGCCTTTTCTCTGGAAATACTTCTGGGAATGCGTCAGGGTAGGCTATTATGCCAACCGGTTCGAGGTAGCAGCCAGGGCAGCAGAACGGGACGCGGCCATTATGGAACGTGTCAGGATAGTTTAA